CACTGCAAGGATTATCCTCACATCTAGCAGATTTCTTGCGGTCTTGCTATTCGTGTTCATTTTCTACTGCTCCTTTTCATTCTAGGTGTAGCCGCCCAACGGCCTCGAGATGAGCCGCCCGGCCAGCGCTTCGAACCTATCTTAGACCCAATTCAGCGCAGCTGGCCGGGTCGGCTCCATCGAGTTGTTAGGCCGCCGCCCGTTGGGTGCGCGATGTTGGGATGGCGCCCTTTTCGGTAGTGCCTACCGCAATCGGACCGAGGACGAGTGATAGGTTTCTGGAGGCTGGATTGCTGCCCGCGGCTCTAGAGTGGCCAAACGATCCGGGTATCGGTGCTGGCCACGCCCTTCACTTCTCTAATCTTGCCGAGGGTCTCGCCCAACGCCTTCTGATCAGCTCCCTCGACAAAGGCAATGATGTCCGTGGGGCCGGCCAGAAAGTGAACAGTCTTGACTCCGGCAACAGCGTGGAGCGCCTGGTGCACCGTGCGCATTGTGTCCCAGCCGCCGGACGTCGCCATTTGAATGAATACGAATGCTGCCATCATGGTCGTCCTCCTTGAACGAGTAGGTGCGCCGAT
The genomic region above belongs to Anaerolineales bacterium and contains:
- a CDS encoding Lrp/AsnC ligand binding domain-containing protein, which encodes MMAAFVFIQMATSGGWDTMRTVHQALHAVAGVKTVHFLAGPTDIIAFVEGADQKALGETLGKIREVKGVASTDTRIVWPL